Proteins from a single region of Salvia miltiorrhiza cultivar Shanhuang (shh) unplaced genomic scaffold, IMPLAD_Smil_shh fragScaff_scaffold_71_2, whole genome shotgun sequence:
- the LOC131003115 gene encoding non-specific lipid transfer protein GPI-anchored 14-like — protein sequence MEVVLLSRVMLVLLLSVVGRCDVDKDKEKCANDLVGLATCLPYVSGEAKSPPVDCCTGLKQVLQKSPQCICLLVKDRNDPSLGLKINATLALSLPSHCHSPANITDCPALLHLPPNSPDAKVFEDFANTAHKSNATALAAAANSSSGKTTTAAATTGDVKSGGGKKKSYWLGLLFTMMVAFTICQTFEFSSMYFRLY from the exons ATGGAGGTGGTGTTGTTAAGCAGGGTAATGTTGGTGTTGTTGTTGAGTGTTGTGGGAAGATGTGATGTGGACAAGGACAAGGAGAAGTGTGCAAATGATCTAGTTGGGCTTGCAACATGTCTCCCCTATGTGAGTGGTGAGGCCAAGTCCCCACCAGTAGACTGCTGCACTGGCCTCAAACAAGTCTTGCAAAAGAGCCCCCAATGCATCTGCTTGCTCGTAAAAGACAGAAATGACCCCAGCCTCGGCCTCAAGATCAATGCCACCCTCGCCCTCTCTCTCCCCTCCCACTGCCACTCCCCCGCCAACATCACCGACTGCCCCG CTTTGTTGCATCTCCCACCAAATTCGCCTGATGCTAAGGTCTTTGAGGATTTTGCAAATACTGCTCACAAGAGTAATGCTACTGCACTTGCTGCTGCCG cgAATTCGTCGAGCGGGaaaacaacaacagcagcagcaacgACGGGAGACGTTAAGAGTGGTGgaggaaagaaaaagagttaTTGGTTGGGACTCTTGTTCACAATGATGGTGGCTTTTACAATTTGCCAAACCTTTGAATTTTCTAGTATGTATTTTCGACTTTATTGA